A region of Vitis vinifera cultivar Pinot Noir 40024 chromosome 13, ASM3070453v1 DNA encodes the following proteins:
- the LOC100244881 gene encoding annexin D4, with translation MARKALDGHPQAYGLLIELACIKSSDGLLGARKAYQSLYGESIEEDVASRVEGIKRQLLVALVSTYRYEGSRISDVAVRSEAVKLGITINRQGYKKKLFKDEEIVRILATRSKPQLKVIFKCY, from the exons ATGGCAAGGAAGGCTTTGGACGGACACCCTCAAGCATATGGCTTACTCATTGAACTTGCATGCATCAAATCATCAGACGGGCTCTTGGGAGCTAGGAAAGCATACCAGTCCCTCTATGGTGAATCCATCGAGGAAGATGTTGCTTCCCGAGTTGAAGGCATCAAACGCCAG CTTTTGGTAGCACTTGTAAGTACGTACAGATATGAAGGATCACGAATTAGTGATGTGGCAGTTAGATCAGAGGCTGTAAAACTTGGTATAACCATTAATAGACAAGGTTATAAGAAGAAGCTattcaaagatgaagagattgtaAGGATTCTAGCAACAAGAAGCAAGCCTCAGCTCAAGGTCATCTTCAAATGTTACTAG